From the Prunus dulcis chromosome 4, ALMONDv2, whole genome shotgun sequence genome, one window contains:
- the LOC117626543 gene encoding uncharacterized protein LOC117626543, which translates to MNFGFLGNIPWFRAQSNNDLEPALPTTSLLEQPQQKDSFDIKLLGWPLLSFVPWVSVNSKDKIRTPSTINRGLRRRAQPRGVFENGDFNNFLRFRPYVSRVPWHTGVRGFLSQLFPRYGHYCGPNWSSGKDGGSPLWDKRPIDWLDFCCYCHDIGYDSHDQADLLKADLAFLECLERPNMATKGDASIARLYKTMCITGLRNLLIPYRTHLLKLQAGQPLIQFGWLSNVRWRGWNFQKT; encoded by the exons ATGAACTTTGGGTTTCTTGGTAATATCCCTTGGTTTAGGGCCCAATCAAACAATGATTTGGAACCAGCTCTACCAACAACTTCCCTTCTTGAACAACCTCAGCAGAAGGATAGTTTTGATATCAAGTTGTTGGGTTGGCCCCTTCTTTCCTTTGTTCCTTGGGTGTCAGTGAATTCTAAAGATAAGATTCGAACTCCATCCACTATTAACCGCGGTTTGAGAAGGCGTGCACAACCTCGTGGGGTGTTTGAGAATGGTGATTTCAATAACTTTTTGCGCTTTAGGCCATATGTTTCTAGGGTCCCATGGCATACTGGCGTAAGAGGTTTTCTTTCTCAGCTATTCCCAAGATATGGGCATTATTGTGGGCCTAATTGGTCAAGCGGGAAGGATGGAGGATCTCCTCTTTGGGACAAGCGGCCAATTGATTGGTTGGACTTTTGTTGCTACTGTCATGACATAGGTTATGACAGTCATGATCAGGCTGATTTGCTGAAGGCTGATTTAGCTTTTCTGGAGTGCCTTGAGAGGCCAAATATGGCTACCAAAGGGGACGCTAGCATTGCTCGCCTTTATAAGACAATGTGCATCACAG GTCTCAGGAATTTACTTATCCCTTACAGAACTCACCTTTTGAAACTGCAAGCAGGACAGCCCTTGATTCAATTTGGATGGCTAAGCAATGTAAGATGGAGAGGTTGGAATTTTCAGAAAACTTAA